One window of the Branchiostoma lanceolatum isolate klBraLanc5 chromosome 3, klBraLanc5.hap2, whole genome shotgun sequence genome contains the following:
- the LOC136431479 gene encoding kelch-like protein 21, with the protein MGEMTMQPPMVYNDFHHADKMLQGLTRLREQGRFYDVVICVGKEQIPCHRVVLAAASSYFDGTITNDMGSSSGPLMVELPWDIRVDIVRVLIDFAYTGTITITDNNARNLLFAASAFGFDSVRAACSEYLQQQLTTCNCISLHDLSEQYTCPELAQQAKAFILQHFASLSGGDSGEFLQVSKERLVEYISSDEVNVTKEEIVYEAVIMWVKQELSAREASLQDLLRHVRLPFLNPRYLVSKVATEPIISRSPECMKLVQEARQYQVFDYDRFDMPSPRFRPRPSSRIQEVLIVVGSDYHSALTNVDCYNPMDESWTSLASLPETLRGDFPLTVLGNDIYVVGDPSGGTDTWRYNSQSDKWVQVACMPRSHGPCRSSVLHGQIYAVGGDDGGPLAEVDRYDPLTNFWEELQPMPKALNEFVTASCGGKLFVFGCSSNWSEAETPELQQYDPDLEEWKVLRCQTMPHWDDVPQAVTMNGRIYFVQTGSNKVDVYAPPMNKFSQLAPMNNLHQDGSIVVWQERLHAIGGTDGSDNLTEEVEAYDVNTDTWNVVAKLTDPKRIPWCTSIFLRLGSN; encoded by the exons ATGGGTGAGATGACCATGCAGCCTCCGATGGTCTACAACGACTTCCACCACGCCGACAAGATGCTCCAAGGCTTGACACGGCTCCGCGAGCAAGGGCGCTTCTACGACGTCGTCATCTGCGTAGGGAAGGAGCAAATCCCCTGCCACCGCGTGGTCCTCGCCGCCGCCAGCTCGTACTTTGACGGCACGATCACCAACGACATGGGAAGCAGTTCCGGCCCACTCATGGTCGAACTGCCGTGGGACATACGGGTGGACATCGTACGCGTTCTGATCGACTTTGCGTACACCGGGACGATCACCATAACGGACAACAACGCAAGGAATCTGCTGTTTGCCGCCAGCGCGTTCGGCTTCGATAGCGTACGCGCGGCATGTAGTGAGtacctgcagcagcagctgacgACGTGTAACTGTATCAGTCTGCACGACCTGTCCGAGCAGTACACGTGTCCGGAACTGGCGCAGCAGGCCAAGGCCTTCATCCTGCAGCACTTCGCCTCGCTCAGCGGCGGAGACTCCGGCGAGTTTCTGCAG GTGTCCAAGGAACGACTTGTAGAATACATCTCCAGCGACGAAGTGAACGTGACTAAAGAAGAAATCGTGTACGAGGCCGTCATTATGTGGGTCAAACAGGAGCTCTCCGCGCGCGAGGCTAGTCTACAAGACCTCCTCAGACACGTGCGGCTACCCTTCCTCAACCCCCGCTACCTGGTGTCAAAAGTGGCCACCGAGCCAATCATTTCACGATCACCAGAATGTATGAAGCTAGTGCAAGAAGCGCGACAGTACCAAGTCTTCGACTACGACCGTTTCGACATGCCAAGCCCGCGGTTTCGTCCCCGCCCTTCAAGCAGAATACAGGAGGTCCTAATAGTTGTTGGTAGTGATTATCACTCGGCTCTAACCAATGTAGACTGTTATAATCCCATGGACGAATCGTGGACGTCCCTGGCGTCCCTACCGGAGACGTTGCGCGGGGATTTCCCACTGACGGTGTTGGGGAACGACATCTATGTGGTGGGAGACCCGTCTGGCGGTACGGACACTTGGCGGTACAACTCACAATCCGACAAATGGGTACAG GTGGCGTGCATGCCCAGAAGCCACGGTCCGTGCCGCAGCAGTGTTCTACACGGACAGATCTACGCGGTGGGGGGTGATGACGGCGGGCCGCTGGCGGAGGTGGATCGGTACGACCCGCTCACAAACTTCTGGGAGGAACTCCAGCCCATGCCGAAAGCACTCAACGAGTTTGTGACAGCTTCATGTGGAG GTAAGTTGTTTGTGTTCGGCTGTTCGTCCAACTGGAGCGAGGCTGAGACTCCCGAGCTGCAGCAGTACGACCCTGACCTTGAGGAGTGGAAGGTCCTGCGGTGTCAGACCATGCCTCACTGGGACGACGTGCCCCAGGCCGTCACCATGAACGGCAGGATCTACTTTGTTCAAACAGGCAGCAACAAG GTGGATGTATACGCGCCTCCTATGAACAAGTTCAGCCAACTGGCGCCGATGAACAACCTCCACCAGGACGGGAGCATCGTGGTGTGGCAGGAACGCCTCCACGCCATCGGCGGCACGGACGGCTCCGACAACTTAACCGAAGAAGTGGAAGCCTACGACGTTAACACGGACACTTGGAACGTTGTTGCCAAACTGACGGATCCGAAACGCATCCCCTGGTGTACTAGCATCTTCCTTCGACTAGGTAGCAACTAA